One Methylomonas sp. LL1 DNA window includes the following coding sequences:
- a CDS encoding GFA family protein → MARPVLGARPLFRFLLPGGFMTITFKGGCLCGAVKYQVSGNPERFYHCHCSRCRKSSGTGHATNLFLANADLAFTAGESLVKQFKVPDAKRFTRQFCSECGSQVARFVPELNGVVVPAGSLDDEIPIKPQARIFWHSRTDWSCDGDTLPRYAEYPES, encoded by the coding sequence TTGGCTCGTCCGGTTCTGGGTGCGCGTCCGCTATTTCGTTTTTTATTACCAGGGGGCTTTATGACAATCACGTTTAAAGGCGGCTGCCTTTGCGGCGCCGTGAAATACCAAGTCAGTGGAAATCCAGAACGTTTTTATCACTGCCATTGTTCCCGTTGCCGCAAGTCTTCCGGCACTGGGCACGCTACCAATCTGTTCTTGGCAAACGCGGATTTGGCGTTTACCGCCGGAGAATCTTTGGTGAAGCAATTCAAAGTGCCGGACGCCAAGCGCTTCACCCGCCAGTTTTGCAGCGAATGCGGCAGCCAAGTTGCTCGATTTGTTCCAGAACTAAACGGAGTCGTGGTTCCTGCCGGATCGCTGGACGATGAAATTCCAATCAAACCTCAAGCACGAATTTTCTGGCATTCAAGAACTGATTGGTCATGCGATGGAGATACCTTGCCGCGCTATGCTGAATATCCGGAGAGTTAA